The nucleotide window AAATCGAGGACGAGGGTGTCGAGTCCCTGCGCGCGGAAGCGGATCCCGACCCGCCCGGCGATCTCCCCCTCGGCCGGTATCCGGTAGAAGACGGCGTAGCGGAGACCGGAGACCGCCGCGCTCCTGGCGGCCGCGAGTTCGGCCGACACGCCCGACTCGATCCGCGCGGCCGCGGCGCAGGCCGCCGGCACGTGCACGCCGCCGGCATACGCCGCCAGAAGAAGAATGATGCAGGCGATGCCCGCCCGCGATCCCGGCCCGGCCCCTCCGCTGCATCGATTTTCACGGGATGGAGAAATCCAGGTTGCCGACATCCGTGTTCCTCACGGTGAACGCCTTCGCCCTCGTATCGTCGTCCGCGGAGTGATAGAAACCGAACGGTTCGCCCTGGTCATACCCGCCGTCGCCATCCACATCGACATACGCGTACAGTGAATCGACGTAGAAGAAGTCGCGCACGCTGATCGCCCATCTTCCATCCTCATCCGCGATATCCCTGATGTTGTAGTCGATCTCGACGATCACGGTCCCGGACATGCCCGAATTGTCGGTCACCGTCCCCGACAGCACGTTGCCGGGCTCCAGGATGTCGTTCTCATCCCCGCATGCCGAAAGGATCATCGTCGAGACGATCAGCAGGAAAAGCGGGAGAACAAACCCGTATCTCATACCCATCCCCGTCAGGCGACCGACTCCACCGTCGTCTGGACCAGCGCCGAGTCGCCGAAATCCACGGTGATGCCGCGCGCGCCGAACGCCTTTCCCAGCGCCTCGAGCGTCTTCCTCGCGGATCCCTGCACCTCGGAGCGCATCTTCTCGACGAAATCCTTCGCCATGAGTCCCGCCTGCTGCTTGGCCTCCTCCTTGAGACGGTTCTTGTCGGACTCGTTGAAGCCCGGCCCGAACGCCCGGTTCAGCAGGTCGGGAATCAGCCACGGCAGCAGCTTCGAGCTCTGCTCGTCGTAGAAGTACACGTCCCGTATGTGCGTCCGGTAGAAGCAGTCCGGCATCTTCAGGCGGAAGGAGCCGAGTCCCTCGTCCCCGATGACGAATTCGGGGCTCCGCAGGTCGTACCTGAAATCGATCTCGAACTCGAAGATCATCGCCATCTTCTTGTTGCTGAGGAGCCACGTGAGGTACCGCTTGCCGAATTCGCCGAACCAGTGGTCCGCCGCCGTGACGATCTCCTTGGTGATCATCTTGAACACCACGAGCTCGCCGACGCTGCGGATCTCCTCGATCGAGGCATGTATGTGCACGTCCCGCTCGCGCGATTTCTTCCCGCCACGCCGTCTCCATGCGATCGCCAGCACGAGGGCGACGACGAACCCGACGAGTCCGCCGATCAGGAACACTTCCATGTCACATCTCCAATGTCAGTGGTTCGAGCCATCCCCTCCGGAAATACTATAGGAA belongs to Candidatus Krumholzibacteriota bacterium and includes:
- a CDS encoding DUF4230 domain-containing protein; protein product: MEVFLIGGLVGFVVALVLAIAWRRRGGKKSRERDVHIHASIEEIRSVGELVVFKMITKEIVTAADHWFGEFGKRYLTWLLSNKKMAMIFEFEIDFRYDLRSPEFVIGDEGLGSFRLKMPDCFYRTHIRDVYFYDEQSSKLLPWLIPDLLNRAFGPGFNESDKNRLKEEAKQQAGLMAKDFVEKMRSEVQGSARKTLEALGKAFGARGITVDFGDSALVQTTVESVA